From one Simplicispira suum genomic stretch:
- a CDS encoding thioredoxin family protein, whose product MQRSADTIAQAEAWWVVCLCAAWCNTCTDYRPIFLAVARDWPQMRFEWVDIEDESELAGDLDVETFPTLLIADAHGARFLGPLLPHAAVLSRLIASLQDAGHVAQAEVDSEAQAVFHRVRLARA is encoded by the coding sequence ATGCAGCGCAGCGCAGACACTATTGCTCAAGCCGAGGCGTGGTGGGTCGTGTGCCTGTGCGCGGCTTGGTGCAATACCTGCACCGATTACCGCCCCATCTTTCTCGCAGTGGCGCGCGACTGGCCGCAGATGCGTTTTGAGTGGGTGGACATCGAGGACGAATCCGAGCTGGCGGGCGATCTGGATGTGGAGACCTTCCCCACGCTGCTGATAGCGGACGCTCACGGGGCGCGTTTTCTCGGCCCTTTGCTGCCCCATGCTGCGGTGCTGAGTCGCTTGATCGCCAGCCTGCAAGACGCAGGGCACGTCGCCCAGGCAGAGGTCGATTCCGAAGCGCAAGCCGTGTTCCATCGGGTGCGTTTGGCGCGCGCCTGA
- the rimP gene encoding ribosome maturation factor RimP has translation MALQQIVEQTVIGLGYDLVEIERSSGGLLRITIDLPWQAPAEGAAPVDEVYVTVEDCEKVTRQLQFALEVEAVEYQRLEVSSPGIDRPLRHEQDFVRFEGEVVDLTLKQPIGVAAAGQVSPLRKKFRGTLERAEGGGWQITWRDEPAVKPGQRVSAKRAPAPLQALGFALDELKDARLAPIVNFKGRGAKPAPQ, from the coding sequence GTGGCACTGCAGCAAATTGTTGAGCAAACCGTCATCGGCCTGGGTTATGACCTGGTCGAAATCGAGCGCAGTTCCGGTGGCCTGCTGCGCATCACCATTGACCTGCCATGGCAGGCGCCAGCGGAAGGCGCAGCCCCGGTGGATGAGGTGTACGTGACGGTGGAAGACTGCGAAAAGGTCACGCGGCAGTTGCAGTTTGCGTTGGAAGTGGAGGCGGTGGAGTACCAGCGGCTTGAGGTCTCCTCGCCGGGTATCGATCGCCCCCTGCGCCATGAACAGGATTTTGTACGTTTTGAGGGTGAGGTGGTTGACCTGACGCTCAAGCAGCCTATTGGAGTGGCGGCTGCAGGCCAGGTCAGCCCTTTGCGCAAGAAGTTTCGCGGCACGCTGGAGCGGGCCGAGGGGGGTGGTTGGCAGATCACCTGGCGCGATGAGCCAGCGGTCAAGCCGGGTCAGCGGGTGAGCGCCAAGCGCGCCCCGGCGCCGCTGCAGGCCTTGGGCTTTGCGCTTGATGAGCTGAAAGACGCGCGGCTGGCGCCGATTGTGAATTTCAAGGGGCGCGGCGCCAAACCGGCGCCGCAATGA
- the nusA gene encoding transcription termination factor NusA, producing MNRELLMLVEAISREKNVERDVVLGAVELALAQATKKLYSGEVDIRVALDRDSGNYETFRRWLVVPDDAGLQNPDAEELLMDARDRVPDVEVGEHIEEGIESVPIGRIGAMAAKQVILQKIRDAEREMLLSDFMSRGEKIFTGTVKRMDKGDLIVESGRVEGRLRRGEMIPKENLRSGDRVRAMIMEVDLTLRGAPIILSRSAPEFMIELFRHEVPEIEQGLLEIKSCARDPGSRAKIAVLSHDRRVDPIGTCVGVRGTRVNAVTNELAGERVDIVLWSEDPAQFVIGALAPANVSSIVVDEEKHAMDVVVDEENLAIAIGRGGQNVRLASDLTGWKINIMDAAESAQKQADETDTARKLFMEKLDVDQEIADILIEEGFNTLEEVAYVPLQEMLEIESFDEETVTELRARAKDVLLTLEIAREDSVESVSQDLRDLEGMTPELIAKLAEGGIHTRDDLADLAIDELTELTGQPEDDAKALIMKAREHWFAGQE from the coding sequence ATGAATCGCGAACTGTTGATGTTGGTTGAAGCCATTTCGCGCGAGAAGAACGTCGAGCGCGACGTGGTGCTGGGCGCCGTTGAATTGGCGCTGGCGCAGGCGACGAAAAAGCTCTATTCCGGCGAAGTGGATATCCGCGTCGCGCTGGACCGCGACAGCGGCAATTACGAAACCTTCCGCCGCTGGCTCGTCGTGCCTGACGACGCTGGTCTGCAAAACCCAGACGCCGAAGAGCTGCTGATGGACGCCCGTGATCGTGTGCCCGACGTCGAAGTGGGCGAGCACATCGAAGAGGGTATTGAATCGGTGCCCATTGGTCGCATCGGTGCCATGGCGGCCAAGCAGGTCATTCTGCAGAAAATCCGCGACGCCGAGCGCGAAATGCTGCTGTCCGACTTCATGTCGCGCGGCGAAAAAATCTTTACGGGCACGGTCAAGCGCATGGACAAGGGCGACCTGATCGTCGAGTCGGGCCGGGTCGAGGGGCGTCTGCGCCGCGGCGAGATGATCCCCAAGGAAAACCTGCGCAGCGGCGACCGTGTGCGCGCCATGATCATGGAAGTCGATCTGACTTTGCGCGGCGCGCCCATCATCCTCTCGCGCTCGGCGCCGGAGTTCATGATCGAACTGTTCCGCCATGAAGTGCCCGAGATCGAGCAGGGTCTGCTGGAAATCAAGAGCTGCGCCCGCGACCCAGGGAGTCGCGCCAAGATTGCCGTGCTTTCGCACGATCGCCGTGTAGATCCTATCGGCACCTGTGTCGGTGTGCGCGGCACCCGCGTCAACGCCGTCACCAACGAGCTTGCTGGCGAGCGCGTCGACATCGTTCTGTGGTCCGAAGACCCGGCGCAGTTCGTTATTGGTGCATTGGCGCCGGCCAACGTCTCCTCCATCGTGGTGGACGAAGAAAAGCACGCCATGGACGTCGTGGTGGACGAAGAAAACCTGGCCATCGCCATTGGCCGCGGTGGCCAGAACGTGCGCCTGGCGTCCGATCTCACCGGTTGGAAAATCAACATCATGGACGCCGCCGAATCGGCCCAGAAGCAGGCCGACGAAACCGACACGGCGCGCAAGTTGTTCATGGAAAAGCTCGACGTGGATCAGGAGATCGCCGACATCCTGATCGAGGAAGGTTTCAACACCCTCGAAGAAGTGGCCTATGTGCCGCTCCAGGAGATGCTCGAAATCGAGAGCTTCGACGAGGAAACCGTGACCGAACTGCGTGCGCGCGCCAAAGACGTGCTGCTCACATTGGAAATTGCCCGTGAGGACAGTGTTGAGAGCGTGTCGCAGGACCTTCGCGACCTCGAAGGCATGACGCCCGAGCTGATTGCGAAGTTGGCCGAAGGCGGCATCCATACCCGCGACGATCTGGCCGATTTGGCCATCGACGAATTGACCGAGCTGACCGGGCAGCCCGAAGACGATGCCAAGGCATTGATCATGAAAGCACGCGAACATTGGTTCGCGGGGCAAGAGTAA
- the infB gene encoding translation initiation factor IF-2: MSSITVAEFASELKKTPDVLLEQLKSAGVAKADAADALTEGDKQKLLAHLQASHGMGGADRKKITLVKRSTSEIKQADASGKARTIQVEVRKKRTFVKRDETVETAGPIDDAAESTQAAEAAQVEDRDNAELARREEEAHRQAALISRQEQDLSEKRRERETREQREREAAERAAAYAAQEAGKKAQMSAEKQEATREQAAEAAARVAAQTEAREKAEAESRARAAEEAERATDLDERRRKALAEAAAIRSMMSTPAKVLVAKKPEEPKPAPRSAAEAKKGTLHKPAAAPGAAPRTAGAPGGAGKEVKSAKLSSSWAGDPAKKKGIPTRGDTGGGRGGSAWRSGARSGGRRGNDRDRSDQHAHAAPAEFRSIEVHVPETITVAELAHKMSIKASEVIKALMKMGQMVTINQPLDQDTAMIVVEEMGHTAVVAALDDPEAFSQDDASAQDAELVSRAPVVTVMGHVDHGKTSLLDYIRRTKVATGEAGGITQHIGAYHVETPRGMVSFLDTPGHEAFTAMRARGAQATDIVILVVAADDGVMPQTREAIKHAKAANVPMVVAITKSDKPDANFDRVKQELVVEQVVPEEYGGDAPFVQVSSKTGMGIDTLLEQVLLQAEVLELKATVDTLAKGLVIEAQLDKGRGPVATVLVQSGTLKVGDVVLAGQTFGRVRAMLDENGQTTKTAGPSIPVEIQGLTEVPQAGDEFMVLTDERRAREIATYRAGKFRNTKLARQQAAKLENMFSDITAGEVKMLPIIVKADVQGSQEALSQSLLKLSTDEVKVQLVYTGVGAISESDINLAIASKAIVIGFNVRADAGARKHAEANDVDLHYYSIIYDAVDELKVAMSGMLAPEQREEVIGTAEIRTVFVASKIGTVAGSYITSGMVHRNAKFRLLRDNVVIYTGEVDSLKRLKDDVKEVKEGFECGIKLKNYNDIKEGDQLEFFDIKEIARTL; this comes from the coding sequence ATGTCCAGTATCACAGTCGCCGAGTTCGCCAGCGAACTCAAAAAAACTCCTGACGTCTTGCTCGAACAGCTCAAGTCCGCCGGTGTCGCAAAAGCCGATGCGGCCGACGCACTGACCGAGGGAGACAAGCAAAAATTGCTCGCGCATCTTCAGGCCAGCCACGGCATGGGAGGGGCAGATCGCAAGAAGATCACTTTGGTCAAGCGCTCTACCAGCGAGATCAAGCAGGCCGACGCTTCCGGCAAGGCGCGCACCATCCAGGTGGAAGTACGCAAAAAGCGCACCTTCGTCAAGCGCGACGAGACCGTCGAGACGGCTGGGCCGATAGACGATGCCGCCGAATCCACGCAAGCCGCCGAGGCTGCACAGGTCGAGGACCGCGACAACGCGGAGCTGGCTCGCCGTGAGGAAGAGGCGCACCGCCAGGCCGCGCTGATCAGCCGCCAGGAGCAAGATCTGAGCGAGAAGCGACGCGAACGCGAAACGCGCGAGCAGCGCGAACGCGAAGCCGCCGAACGCGCCGCCGCCTATGCCGCACAAGAGGCTGGCAAGAAGGCCCAGATGTCGGCCGAGAAGCAGGAAGCGACGCGCGAGCAGGCCGCAGAAGCCGCCGCCCGCGTTGCAGCACAAACGGAAGCGCGCGAAAAGGCCGAGGCCGAGTCGCGCGCCCGCGCCGCCGAGGAGGCCGAGCGCGCTACCGATTTGGATGAACGCCGTCGCAAGGCGCTGGCTGAGGCCGCTGCCATCCGCTCGATGATGTCCACGCCCGCCAAGGTGTTGGTAGCCAAGAAGCCGGAAGAGCCCAAGCCGGCGCCGCGCTCCGCTGCCGAGGCCAAGAAGGGAACACTGCACAAGCCGGCAGCTGCGCCGGGCGCAGCTCCGCGCACTGCAGGTGCGCCGGGCGGTGCAGGCAAGGAAGTGAAGTCGGCCAAGCTCTCGTCGAGCTGGGCAGGTGATCCGGCCAAGAAAAAAGGCATTCCCACCCGTGGCGACACGGGCGGGGGGCGCGGCGGCAGTGCGTGGCGCAGTGGCGCGCGCAGCGGCGGCCGGCGCGGCAACGACCGCGACCGCTCGGACCAGCACGCCCATGCGGCGCCGGCCGAATTCCGCAGCATCGAAGTGCACGTGCCCGAGACCATTACCGTGGCCGAGCTGGCGCACAAGATGTCGATCAAGGCGTCCGAAGTCATCAAGGCCTTGATGAAGATGGGCCAGATGGTCACCATCAACCAGCCGCTGGACCAGGACACCGCGATGATCGTCGTGGAAGAAATGGGCCATACGGCGGTGGTGGCGGCACTGGACGACCCGGAGGCGTTTTCCCAGGACGATGCGTCTGCACAGGACGCCGAGCTGGTTTCCCGTGCTCCCGTGGTGACTGTCATGGGCCACGTCGACCACGGCAAAACCTCGCTGCTGGACTACATCCGCCGCACCAAGGTGGCGACGGGTGAGGCCGGCGGCATTACGCAGCACATTGGCGCCTACCACGTCGAGACGCCGCGTGGCATGGTCTCCTTCCTCGACACTCCTGGCCACGAAGCGTTCACCGCAATGCGTGCCCGTGGTGCGCAGGCGACCGACATCGTGATTCTGGTGGTGGCTGCAGACGACGGCGTGATGCCGCAGACGCGTGAAGCCATCAAGCACGCCAAGGCGGCCAATGTGCCCATGGTGGTGGCGATCACCAAGTCCGACAAGCCGGACGCCAACTTCGACCGCGTCAAGCAGGAACTGGTGGTTGAACAAGTGGTTCCCGAAGAGTACGGCGGCGACGCGCCCTTCGTGCAGGTCTCTTCCAAGACCGGCATGGGCATCGATACGCTGCTTGAGCAGGTGCTCTTGCAGGCCGAAGTGCTGGAACTCAAGGCGACGGTGGATACGCTGGCCAAGGGCCTGGTCATCGAAGCGCAACTCGACAAGGGCCGCGGCCCGGTGGCCACGGTGCTGGTGCAGTCCGGTACGCTCAAGGTGGGCGACGTGGTGCTGGCCGGCCAGACTTTTGGCCGCGTGCGTGCCATGCTCGACGAAAACGGTCAGACCACCAAGACCGCTGGGCCGTCCATCCCCGTGGAAATTCAGGGTCTGACGGAAGTGCCGCAGGCGGGCGACGAATTCATGGTGCTTACCGACGAGCGCCGGGCTCGCGAGATTGCCACCTACCGTGCCGGCAAGTTCCGCAACACCAAGCTGGCACGGCAACAAGCCGCGAAGCTGGAGAACATGTTCTCCGACATCACGGCGGGTGAAGTGAAAATGCTGCCCATCATCGTCAAGGCCGACGTGCAGGGTTCGCAGGAAGCCTTGTCGCAGTCGCTGCTCAAGCTCTCGACCGACGAAGTCAAGGTCCAGTTGGTGTACACCGGTGTAGGTGCCATCAGCGAGTCCGACATCAACCTGGCGATTGCTTCCAAGGCCATCGTCATTGGTTTCAACGTACGGGCCGACGCCGGTGCGCGCAAGCATGCCGAGGCCAACGACGTTGATCTGCATTACTACAGCATCATTTACGACGCCGTGGATGAGCTGAAGGTGGCAATGTCCGGCATGCTCGCTCCCGAGCAGCGTGAGGAAGTCATCGGCACGGCCGAAATTCGCACCGTGTTTGTGGCCTCCAAGATCGGCACCGTCGCCGGTTCGTACATTACTTCGGGCATGGTGCATCGCAATGCCAAGTTCCGTCTGCTGCGCGACAACGTGGTCATCTACACTGGCGAAGTCGATTCGCTCAAGCGGCTCAAGGACGACGTCAAGGAAGTCAAGGAAGGCTTCGAGTGCGGTATCAAGCTCAAGAACTACAACGACATCAAGGAAGGTGATCAGCTGGAGTTCTTTGATATCAAGGAAATCGCCCGGACTTTGTAA
- the rbfA gene encoding 30S ribosome-binding factor RbfA, translating to MAAKKSSTPNRAFKVADQIQRDLSELIARELKDPRVGMVTIQSVEVTPDYAHAKVFYSVLTGEPAATQEALDQAAGFLRAGLFKRLHIHTVPTLHFVFDRTPEHAADMNALIAQAVASRSKEDTE from the coding sequence ATGGCAGCCAAGAAATCCTCCACCCCCAACCGCGCCTTCAAGGTGGCCGACCAGATCCAGCGCGATCTGTCGGAGTTGATCGCGCGCGAGTTGAAGGATCCGCGGGTCGGCATGGTCACGATTCAGTCGGTGGAAGTGACGCCCGATTACGCCCATGCCAAGGTGTTCTACAGCGTGCTGACGGGCGAGCCGGCGGCCACGCAGGAAGCCCTTGACCAGGCGGCGGGGTTTTTGCGCGCGGGGCTGTTCAAGCGCCTTCACATTCACACGGTGCCCACGCTGCATTTCGTCTTTGACCGCACACCCGAGCATGCGGCGGACATGAATGCGCTGATTGCTCAGGCCGTCGCTTCGCGCTCAAAAGAAGACACCGAATGA
- the truB gene encoding tRNA pseudouridine(55) synthase TruB, producing the protein MTARAPRIRVQRRPVHGVLLIDKPLGLSSNQALQKAKWLLRAEKAGHTGTLDPLATGVLPLCFGAATKFSQLQLDAPKTYHAVARLGVTTSTGDAEGEVLAERPVPPEALSPERLAAVQRQFTGPIAQVPPMHSALKKDGRALYEYARAGIEVERAPRNVEIFELNLAPALDAYTYPAINIVVKCSKGTYIRTLGEDIGAALGCGAHLTFLRRIETGGLGLAACVTLDALEAMDEEARIACLAPTELLLCGQPRIELGANEAGRFLSGLRRRGAWPDAPAVAVFGLAPAALLGAGHVVAGELIPDRLLSPVEIEQILKSTPSAASAGILETI; encoded by the coding sequence ATGACCGCGCGCGCTCCCCGCATTCGGGTACAGCGGCGCCCGGTGCATGGGGTGCTGCTCATCGACAAGCCGCTGGGGCTCTCCAGCAACCAGGCGCTGCAGAAGGCCAAGTGGTTGTTGCGCGCCGAAAAGGCGGGCCATACCGGTACGCTCGACCCGCTCGCCACTGGCGTGCTGCCGCTGTGTTTTGGCGCGGCAACCAAGTTCAGCCAGTTGCAGCTTGACGCGCCCAAGACGTACCACGCGGTGGCGCGCCTGGGCGTGACGACCAGCACGGGCGACGCCGAGGGTGAGGTGCTGGCTGAGCGGCCCGTGCCGCCCGAGGCGCTATCGCCCGAGCGGCTCGCGGCCGTGCAGCGCCAGTTCACCGGCCCGATTGCACAGGTGCCGCCGATGCACAGCGCCTTGAAGAAGGACGGGCGCGCGCTGTACGAGTACGCGCGCGCGGGCATTGAGGTGGAGCGCGCGCCGCGTAACGTAGAAATTTTTGAGCTAAATCTGGCTCCAGCGCTTGATGCGTATACGTATCCAGCTATCAACATCGTAGTGAAATGCAGCAAAGGCACCTACATCCGCACCCTCGGCGAAGATATCGGAGCGGCACTCGGTTGTGGCGCCCACCTGACCTTTTTGCGCCGCATTGAAACTGGCGGCCTGGGGCTGGCCGCTTGCGTCACCCTAGACGCCCTGGAAGCCATGGACGAGGAGGCCCGCATTGCCTGTCTGGCGCCCACTGAACTGCTGCTCTGCGGTCAACCGCGCATTGAGTTGGGGGCCAACGAGGCCGGGCGCTTTCTCTCGGGTCTGCGCCGCCGTGGCGCCTGGCCCGATGCGCCTGCGGTGGCGGTGTTCGGGCTGGCACCCGCAGCGCTGCTGGGCGCAGGCCACGTCGTGGCAGGCGAACTCATCCCCGACCGGCTGCTGAGTCCGGTGGAAATCGAACAAATCTTGAAGAGCACGCCGAGCGCCGCAAGCGCCGGCATTTTGGAAACGATATGA
- the typA gene encoding translational GTPase TypA, producing MNKQIRNIAIIAHVDHGKTTMVDQLLRQSGTFAEHEKVVDTVMDNNAIERERGITILAKNCAVTWEGTHINIVDTPGHADFGGEVERALSMVDGVVLLIDAQEGPMPQTRFVTKKALALGLKPIVVVNKVDKPGANPDKVVNAAFDLFDKLGATDEQLDFPVVYASGINGWTSLVEGEPGEQWGPDMSALFETVLKHVPAHEGDEKAPLQLQISALDFSTFVGRIGVGRINQGTIKPNMDVLVMEGPDGKSFKGRVNQVLTFQGLERMQATEAGPGEIVLINGITDIGIGVTVTDTTNPSPLPMLKVDEPTLTMNFCVNTSPLAGREGKFVTSRQIWDRLQKELQSNVALRVSETDEEGIFEVMGRGELHLTILLENMRREGYEMAVSKPRVLFKDVGGVRHEPIELVTADIEETHQGGVMQALGERKGELVNMEPDGRGRVRLEYRIPARGLIGFTNEFLNLTRGSGLISNIFDSYEPHKGEIGSRKNGVLISMDDGEIFTYALGKLDDRGRMFVKANDPVYEGMIVGIHSRDNDLVVNATRTKQLTNFRVSGKEDAIKITPPIDLTLEYGVEFIEEDELVEITPKSVRLRKRHLKESDRKRASRE from the coding sequence ATGAACAAGCAAATTCGCAACATCGCCATCATTGCCCACGTGGACCATGGCAAGACCACCATGGTCGATCAACTCCTGCGCCAGTCGGGCACGTTCGCCGAACACGAGAAGGTCGTGGACACGGTGATGGACAACAACGCCATCGAGCGTGAGCGCGGCATCACCATTCTGGCCAAGAACTGCGCCGTGACCTGGGAGGGTACGCACATCAACATCGTCGATACCCCCGGCCACGCCGACTTCGGCGGTGAAGTCGAGCGCGCGCTGTCCATGGTCGACGGCGTGGTGCTGCTGATCGATGCGCAGGAAGGCCCGATGCCGCAAACGCGCTTTGTCACCAAGAAGGCGCTGGCGCTGGGCCTCAAGCCCATCGTGGTGGTCAACAAGGTGGACAAGCCCGGCGCAAACCCTGACAAGGTGGTGAACGCCGCGTTTGACTTGTTCGACAAGCTTGGCGCAACCGACGAGCAGCTCGATTTCCCGGTGGTCTACGCCTCGGGCATCAACGGCTGGACCTCGCTGGTGGAAGGCGAGCCGGGCGAGCAATGGGGTCCCGACATGTCGGCGCTGTTTGAAACCGTGCTCAAGCACGTTCCCGCGCACGAAGGCGATGAGAAAGCACCGCTGCAATTGCAGATCTCTGCGCTGGACTTCTCCACCTTCGTGGGCCGCATTGGTGTCGGCCGCATCAACCAGGGCACCATCAAGCCGAACATGGATGTGCTTGTCATGGAAGGGCCGGACGGCAAATCCTTCAAAGGCCGCGTCAATCAAGTGCTCACCTTCCAGGGCCTCGAGCGCATGCAGGCCACGGAGGCCGGCCCGGGCGAAATCGTGCTGATCAACGGCATTACCGACATCGGCATCGGCGTCACGGTGACCGATACCACGAACCCTTCGCCGCTGCCCATGCTCAAGGTGGATGAGCCCACGCTGACCATGAACTTCTGCGTCAATACCAGCCCACTGGCTGGTCGAGAAGGCAAATTTGTCACCAGCCGCCAGATTTGGGACCGCTTGCAAAAGGAGCTGCAGTCGAACGTGGCCCTGCGTGTCAGTGAGACCGACGAAGAGGGCATTTTCGAAGTCATGGGCCGGGGCGAGCTGCACCTGACCATCTTGCTGGAGAACATGCGCCGCGAAGGCTACGAAATGGCGGTTTCCAAGCCCCGGGTGCTGTTCAAGGACGTGGGCGGTGTGCGGCACGAGCCGATTGAGCTGGTGACTGCTGACATCGAGGAAACCCACCAGGGCGGCGTGATGCAGGCGCTGGGCGAGCGCAAGGGCGAGCTGGTGAACATGGAGCCCGATGGCCGTGGCCGCGTGCGCCTGGAATACCGCATCCCGGCGCGCGGCCTGATTGGCTTCACCAACGAGTTCCTGAACCTGACGCGCGGCTCGGGTTTGATCAGCAACATTTTCGACAGCTATGAGCCGCACAAGGGCGAGATCGGCAGCCGAAAGAACGGCGTGCTGATTTCCATGGACGACGGTGAAATTTTCACCTACGCGCTGGGCAAGCTCGACGACCGTGGCCGCATGTTTGTCAAGGCCAACGATCCGGTGTACGAGGGCATGATCGTCGGCATTCACAGCCGCGACAACGATTTGGTGGTCAACGCCACGCGCACCAAGCAGCTGACCAATTTCCGCGTCTCGGGCAAGGAAGACGCCATCAAGATCACACCGCCGATTGACCTGACGCTGGAATACGGTGTCGAGTTCATCGAAGAGGACGAGCTGGTCGAGATCACGCCCAAGTCGGTGCGCCTGCGCAAGCGCCACTTGAAAGAAAGTGATCGCAAGCGCGCCAGCCGCGAATAA
- a CDS encoding DMT family transporter, with translation MTHARAVWIMVGATFLWSIAGVVTRQIEHARSFELTFWRSLFTVLSLLVLLPAWRGRGALRPLVSGGRSLWLSGLCWSVMFTAFMVGITLMSVANVLVTMACGPLLTAVVAWIFIGHRIAARTWVAIALAGLGIAWMFGTQVRDVPLAGTLVALCIPLAAAVNWTVVQHAQSQGESVDLMPAVLIGAALSALATLPFAWPFAASTHDLALLALLGLVQLAIPCLLVVQSGRVLKAPEMALLGLLEVIFGILLAWWGAGERPGPAVLTGGALVIGALVFNEWLAWREQAWTR, from the coding sequence ATGACGCATGCGCGGGCGGTCTGGATCATGGTGGGCGCGACCTTTCTCTGGTCCATCGCCGGCGTGGTGACACGCCAGATCGAACATGCGCGCAGCTTTGAACTGACCTTCTGGCGCAGCTTATTTACCGTGCTCTCGCTGCTGGTTTTGCTTCCGGCGTGGCGTGGCCGGGGAGCGCTGCGCCCGCTGGTCTCGGGTGGGCGCTCGCTGTGGCTCTCCGGCTTGTGCTGGAGCGTGATGTTCACCGCCTTCATGGTCGGCATTACGCTGATGTCTGTGGCCAATGTGCTGGTCACCATGGCCTGCGGCCCGTTGCTCACCGCCGTGGTGGCATGGATTTTCATTGGCCACCGCATTGCTGCGCGCACCTGGGTGGCCATTGCGCTGGCGGGGCTCGGTATTGCCTGGATGTTCGGCACCCAGGTGCGCGACGTGCCTCTGGCCGGCACTTTGGTGGCCCTGTGCATTCCGCTGGCTGCGGCTGTCAACTGGACTGTGGTCCAGCATGCGCAAAGCCAGGGCGAGTCGGTGGATCTCATGCCCGCAGTGTTGATCGGCGCGGCGCTGTCCGCGCTCGCCACGCTGCCGTTCGCCTGGCCCTTTGCTGCGTCCACGCACGACCTGGCGCTGTTGGCGCTGCTCGGCCTGGTGCAGCTCGCTATCCCCTGTCTGCTGGTTGTCCAATCTGGCCGGGTGCTGAAAGCCCCGGAAATGGCCTTGCTCGGGCTGCTTGAAGTGATTTTCGGTATTTTGCTGGCATGGTGGGGAGCAGGGGAGCGCCCCGGACCCGCCGTGCTCACGGGCGGCGCGCTGGTGATCGGCGCACTGGTGTTCAACGAATGGTTGGCTTGGAGGGAACAGGCATGGACGCGATAA
- a CDS encoding enoyl-CoA hydratase/isomerase family protein: MDAITQDLVCEVRGKIGFVTLNRPRALNALTLDMVRGLMTALLAWRSDPEVVAVAIRGSNKEGVFGAFCAGGDIRFLHQGGSTGDPRVEDFFTEEYALNHLIHTYPKPYVAFMDGIVMGGGMGISQGAALRLVTDATRMAMPETAIGLFPDVGGGYFLSRCPGHTGEWLALTGETIGSDEALALGLADARLEVAALAPLWDELGSGSAKSGADIKNLVATRSIANSAHEISARGQIDHYFSLESVGAIVGALEASAGEWETKTAAILRKRSPLMLHVVLEQIRRARTLSLADDLRMERDMVRHCFHLRPGQSETLEGIRALAVDKDHTPRWAPARIEDVTSDMVAPFFVSPWPAHAHPLAALR; the protein is encoded by the coding sequence ATGGACGCGATAACGCAGGATCTGGTGTGTGAAGTGAGGGGCAAGATAGGGTTTGTGACCTTGAACCGGCCCCGGGCATTGAACGCCCTGACGCTCGACATGGTGCGCGGCCTGATGACCGCCTTGCTCGCTTGGCGCAGCGACCCCGAAGTGGTGGCGGTTGCAATACGCGGCAGCAACAAAGAGGGCGTGTTCGGTGCTTTCTGCGCCGGCGGCGACATTCGCTTCTTGCACCAGGGGGGAAGCACGGGCGACCCACGCGTCGAAGATTTCTTCACAGAAGAATATGCCCTCAATCACCTCATTCACACCTACCCGAAACCCTATGTAGCCTTCATGGACGGCATCGTGATGGGTGGCGGCATGGGCATCAGCCAAGGCGCCGCCCTGCGCCTGGTGACCGACGCTACCCGGATGGCCATGCCCGAGACGGCCATTGGCTTGTTCCCCGATGTGGGCGGGGGCTACTTTTTGTCGCGTTGTCCCGGCCATACCGGCGAGTGGCTGGCGCTGACTGGAGAGACCATTGGCTCAGACGAAGCCCTCGCGCTCGGCCTGGCAGATGCCCGGCTGGAAGTGGCCGCCCTCGCACCTTTGTGGGACGAACTGGGTTCGGGCAGCGCGAAAAGCGGCGCGGATATCAAGAATCTGGTTGCTACTAGATCAATAGCTAATAGCGCTCATGAAATAAGCGCTAGAGGCCAAATTGACCATTATTTTTCATTGGAATCGGTTGGGGCTATCGTTGGCGCGCTGGAAGCCAGCGCGGGCGAATGGGAAACCAAGACGGCTGCCATCTTGCGCAAGCGTTCGCCCTTGATGCTGCACGTGGTGCTGGAGCAGATCCGGCGTGCGCGCACCCTGTCGCTTGCCGATGATCTGCGCATGGAGCGCGACATGGTCCGCCATTGTTTCCACTTGCGTCCTGGCCAGAGTGAGACGCTGGAGGGGATTCGCGCGCTCGCGGTCGACAAGGATCACACGCCCCGCTGGGCGCCCGCTCGCATTGAGGATGTGACGTCCGATATGGTCGCGCCGTTTTTTGTCAGCCCCTGGCCGGCGCACGCCCATCCGCTTGCAGCGCTGCGCTGA